AGGTCGCCACCGCGCACGCGACGTTCATCGTCGTCGACCTCCAGCACTTCGAGCAGGGCACGGCCACCACCGGCCCCTGACATCCTCACTCCGCGACGAACGGCTCCAGCTCGACCGCAGGGTCGAGCGGGATCCCACGGCCGGCCAGCGCATCCTGGAGCACGAGGGTGACGTGACCAGCGAGCCGCCCGACCATGACGTCCAGGGACTCGTCTCGCTGGTCGAGCCACCAGATGACGGTGGCATCCACCATCCCCATCACCCCGACCAGAATGCCTTCGGGAAAGGTCGCCACACCCGACTTGGTGTACCCGCGGGCAGCCGCAGCGATCTCGTCGAGGACGCGCGACCGCCCCATCCGGGCACGATGCAGAGTCCGACTCTGCCCACGGGCTGCCAGGAAGCGGTAGAGATGCGGATGCTCGTCGGCCCAGGTGGCGGAGGCGCGCACCAACCCCTCGACGACCTGCCGAGGCGTGCCTCGTCGAGTCAGGTGCGGGCGCACCCGCACGATCAAGTCCTGCGCAGCCCGCCTGGCCACCTGCTCGTCCAGGTCGTCTCGGCTGGTGAAGTAGCGGTAGACGTGCGGCCTGGGGATGCCAGCCCGCTCCGCGATGAGAGCGGTGCCGGCGCCGATCCCGATCTCATCGATGACCTGCATCGCGACCTGGACCACGCGCTCCCGCTTCTCGTCGCGATCCAGCTCGTCGCGCGACGACCGCCGTCGGACGGTCGAGTCAGCCCAACGTCTCACTTCGACCACCCTCGCAGCCTACAGGCGCTGGGCGACGGCTCCGCTGGGTGCCGCACAACCCCGGGCACCGCCCAACGCCCGACGTGGGACACCTTGTACCCAGCCCGAACGCCGTGATCTCATGGGGTACACCCTGTACCCCATGATCCGGAGGCTCCCATGACCACGCGCCGTTCCCCTTGGATGGACGACGACCTCGAGGACCTGCGTGACCTGGCCCGCACTTTCTGCGAGAAGGAGATCAGGCCGCACATCGAGACCTTCATCGCCGACAAGCACGTCGACCGAGACCTGTGGAACCGCGCCGGAGCGGTGG
The genomic region above belongs to Nocardioides coralli and contains:
- a CDS encoding TetR/AcrR family transcriptional regulator; the protein is MVQVAMQVIDEIGIGAGTALIAERAGIPRPHVYRYFTSRDDLDEQVARRAAQDLIVRVRPHLTRRGTPRQVVEGLVRASATWADEHPHLYRFLAARGQSRTLHRARMGRSRVLDEIAAAARGYTKSGVATFPEGILVGVMGMVDATVIWWLDQRDESLDVMVGRLAGHVTLVLQDALAGRGIPLDPAVELEPFVAE